The DNA sequence AACGCATAGTTCGTTGATTGAAAGAAGATAGATGATCCGTGTCCGGGTTTCATCACCCAAAACCTTAAAAAGTTCGGATAGACCCGCCACATCCAGCAGCTTTTTCCGAAGGAACTCCGCTCGTTCAGGGCAGGTTGGGCAGTATTGGTCGCATATATCTGTTCGCTCTCCGGAACATCCGGTCATATCAGACTCCTTATTAAATAGTTGAACAATTAAGCAATTGTTTAATTGAATAATATAACAGAAGGGCTCTTCTGTCAAAGGCAGAAAAATAATATTATCAAAATTATGATGAATTCTTTTCACCTTTTTGTGGAATACCTCGGAAGAATATGGCCTGCCTTTCTCCTGCTCCTGCTCTCCCTTGCTTTTTCCAGGCCTCCGGCCTTTGGTCGAGTGGTTCTTTATATAGTCGGATTTGTTGTCTGCCGTGATGTCATGGCAAGCCTTGGTTTTTGGTTTCCTTCGACTGAGGGCGGCGTCCTTCGCTTCCTGTTTACCGATGATGCCTTGTTACTTGTATTGCTTTCGCTGCTCTTTTTCGCGGCGATGCTTGTATTCCTCGCCTTCGATAGGGAAAACCGTGATCGTTGTCGTTTTTTCTCAAACGACCGCGGTGCGGGGATTTTTGTGGGCCTTTTGGCTGGATTCTGTGTGGCTGCTCCCCTGCTTTTCTTCCAGGCGAAAGGAGGCACAGAGGCCATTGGGCCTGAATTCCGTGTAAACATGGCTCTTCCTCTTTTATGTCTGTCGCTGTCGCTGGCCTTCATCGAAGAGGGTTTATTCCGTGGTTATCTCCTTGCCTTTCTGAAAGATCATCAATCATCCCTGCTTGCCGGTGTGAGTTCCGGTATCCTTTTTGCCTTCTCGTATTTGCCTCTTGCTTTGACCGGATCGGGGCTTTCCTTACCCCTGCTCCTTTTTGTTCTGTGGGAGGGGGTGATTACCGGGACAGTCGGTAGCCGGTATGGTGTTTTTCCTTCCTGCGTTACCCATGGGGTGGCTATTTTTCTGATCTCTGCTGCGTTTTTTTAAACTACTGTCCGAAATCGTGGTGGGAGGGAGCTGTGGGTCAGGTGCATTCCCACGGCCTTACGGTGGATGATTGACTATCTGCCTTCTTATGCATGGGCTTAAAGGTAAAGGAATCACCACGATTCCGGACACTATATATTGTTTCAATTAATGATTCAGGCTACTTGACACAAATCTCCCCTTATCATAACATTACGAGCATATAGTAACACTTTGTTATTATAATAACAAATCCCCTTTGGAGGTGGATCATGAACAGCAAAATGAGGGTTGCAATCCTTGGAGCTACCGGAACTGTGGGGCAGAAGTTTATCACCCTGCTGACCGATCACCCCTATTTTGAGGTTGCCGAACTTGTCGCTTCGGAGCGTTCGGCAGGTAAGCGGTATGTCGAAGCGTGTGCGTGGAAACAGAACACTCCGATTCCGGGGTATATTGCCGATATGCAGATTAAAGGCCTTGAAGATACACTCAAGAGCCCCGTACTTTTTTCAGGGCTTGATTCTTCTGTTGCCGGAGCTGCCGAAGAGCGGTATGCCAGACTCGGACATGTCGTTATCAGCAATTCGAAAAATCACCGGATGGAAGAGGATGTCCCTCTGGTCATTCCTGAGATTAATCCCGATCATCTGAGCCTTATTGCCGGCCAGAAATGGGACGGTGCCATCATTACCAATTCGAACTGCTCAACGATGTTTCTGGCCATGGCCCTTGCCCCTCTTCACGAGACCTTTGGCGTGGAGGCGGTTCAGGTTACTACCATGCAAGCCATCTCGGGTGCCGGTTATCCCGGTGTCGCATCGTATGATATCCTCGGTAATATCATCCCCTACATCGGAGGGGAAGAGGAAAAGATGGAGATCGAATCGCAAAAGATTCTCGGCACCCTGGCGGATGGGAAGGTTGTTGATGCGGACTTTGTGGTCAGCGCGCAATGTAACCGGGTTCCTGTGGTGGACGGCCATACCGAGACTGTCTCGTTTTCTCTTAAAAAGAAGGCGAGTCTTGAGGAGCTTCGAAGTGTCATGGCCGGTTTTCGAGGACTGCCCCAGGAGCTCAAATTGCCCTCTGCTCCCGACCATCCGATCCTTATGATGGATGATGCCGACAGGCCTCAGCCTTCCCGGGATGTATGGCTTGAAAAGGGAATGGCTACCGTTGTAGGCCGCCTTCGTCCCTGCAATGTACTCGACTACCGTATGGTCATCATGGGACACAATACCGTAAGGGGGGCTGCCGGCGCGGCCGTCTTGAATGCCGAAACCATGTTTCGCCTGGGGCTTTTCGGCGATAATCCTGCCGAGGATTATAACACTGAGGAACTAAAGCGTCGTGCATATGTCCTTTCAACGGACGGAATGCGGGATGTCGTTTGCTCGAAATAATGTGATACGAACGTCCGTCATCGGCCTGCGGTAATCCGCAGGCCTTTTTTATTGCCATGGCTTGACGTCAAAAATAATTATGCAGACAATACAGATGATGGCATTACGGATAACGACATTAGTGGAAGACAGGGAAGGGGTTCGGAAGGAATTACGCCATGAGCACGGGCTCTCCTTTTATATA is a window from the Sediminispirochaeta bajacaliforniensis DSM 16054 genome containing:
- the asd gene encoding aspartate-semialdehyde dehydrogenase — protein: MNSKMRVAILGATGTVGQKFITLLTDHPYFEVAELVASERSAGKRYVEACAWKQNTPIPGYIADMQIKGLEDTLKSPVLFSGLDSSVAGAAEERYARLGHVVISNSKNHRMEEDVPLVIPEINPDHLSLIAGQKWDGAIITNSNCSTMFLAMALAPLHETFGVEAVQVTTMQAISGAGYPGVASYDILGNIIPYIGGEEEKMEIESQKILGTLADGKVVDADFVVSAQCNRVPVVDGHTETVSFSLKKKASLEELRSVMAGFRGLPQELKLPSAPDHPILMMDDADRPQPSRDVWLEKGMATVVGRLRPCNVLDYRMVIMGHNTVRGAAGAAVLNAETMFRLGLFGDNPAEDYNTEELKRRAYVLSTDGMRDVVCSK
- a CDS encoding ArsR/SmtB family transcription factor, which gives rise to MTGCSGERTDICDQYCPTCPERAEFLRKKLLDVAGLSELFKVLGDETRTRIIYLLSINELCVCDLSDLLEMSLPAVSHHLRLLKTMRLVRYRRDGKQVFYRLDDEHVEQLIKVARDHFAEER
- a CDS encoding CPBP family glutamic-type intramembrane protease, coding for MMNSFHLFVEYLGRIWPAFLLLLLSLAFSRPPAFGRVVLYIVGFVVCRDVMASLGFWFPSTEGGVLRFLFTDDALLLVLLSLLFFAAMLVFLAFDRENRDRCRFFSNDRGAGIFVGLLAGFCVAAPLLFFQAKGGTEAIGPEFRVNMALPLLCLSLSLAFIEEGLFRGYLLAFLKDHQSSLLAGVSSGILFAFSYLPLALTGSGLSLPLLLFVLWEGVITGTVGSRYGVFPSCVTHGVAIFLISAAFF